The proteins below are encoded in one region of Metabacillus dongyingensis:
- a CDS encoding ArsR family transcriptional regulator, which translates to MFHALADSARRKMVHMMALKERTVSELAAPFDMSLAAVSRVCLFFQNKRF; encoded by the coding sequence ATTTTTCATGCTTTAGCTGATTCTGCAAGAAGAAAAATGGTTCATATGATGGCCCTAAAAGAAAGAACAGTTTCAGAATTAGCAGCGCCTTTTGATATGTCTTTGGCTGCCGTTTCAAGGGTGTGTTTGTTCTTCCAGAACAAGAGATTTTAA
- a CDS encoding cysteine-rich CWC family protein — protein sequence MSLINKFCPICGEENECMTGSGKNDNCWCSAEKFPNEIFELVPAESKRRHCICKKCLSTFKKEQKIIERL from the coding sequence TTGTCATTGATTAATAAATTTTGTCCAATATGTGGAGAAGAGAACGAGTGTATGACAGGTTCTGGAAAAAATGATAACTGCTGGTGCAGCGCAGAAAAGTTTCCTAATGAAATCTTTGAATTAGTTCCTGCAGAAAGTAAAAGAAGACATTGTATATGTAAAAAATGTCTAAGTACATTTAAGAAAGAACAGAAGATAATAGAAAGATTGTAG
- the odhB gene encoding 2-oxoglutarate dehydrogenase complex dihydrolipoyllysine-residue succinyltransferase — protein MAQVIVPELAESISEGTIAQWLKQPGDYVEKGEYLVELETDKVNVELTADYSGVLKDVVKDSGDTVQVGEVIAVIDENGETVGTQAEEVKVEPVKEEQPKASAPIEEKHEKTESKSQRPIASPAARKLAREKGIDLTQVPSGDPLGRLRKHDVEAYSPNAPASKPAAPQKAPEAKPAKPASDSFDKPVERERMSRRRQTIAKRLVEVQQTAAMLTTFNEVDMTAVMDVRKRRKDKFFEQHDVRLGFMSFFTKAVIAALKKYPLLNAEIQGDELVIKKFYDIGIAVSAPEGLVVPVVRDADRKSFAQIEGAIGELAGKAKNNKLTIGDLSGGTFTITNGGVFGSLMSTPILNGPQVGILGMHKIQLRPIAIDKDTMENRPMMYIALSYDHRIVDGKEAVSFLATVKDLLEDPESLLIEG, from the coding sequence ATGGCACAAGTAATCGTACCAGAATTAGCTGAATCCATCTCAGAAGGAACTATCGCACAATGGCTGAAACAACCAGGGGACTACGTTGAAAAAGGGGAATATCTGGTTGAGCTCGAAACAGATAAAGTAAACGTTGAACTGACAGCTGATTATTCTGGTGTGCTGAAGGATGTTGTCAAAGATTCCGGTGACACGGTTCAAGTTGGCGAAGTGATTGCTGTGATTGATGAAAACGGCGAAACTGTTGGCACTCAAGCAGAGGAAGTTAAAGTAGAACCGGTTAAAGAAGAACAGCCAAAAGCTTCTGCGCCTATAGAAGAAAAGCATGAAAAGACTGAAAGCAAATCACAGCGTCCAATTGCTTCTCCGGCAGCGCGAAAGCTTGCAAGAGAAAAAGGAATTGATTTGACTCAAGTTCCTTCAGGAGATCCGCTTGGAAGATTGCGCAAGCATGACGTTGAAGCTTATTCTCCAAACGCGCCCGCTTCAAAGCCAGCTGCTCCTCAAAAAGCGCCTGAAGCAAAACCTGCAAAACCGGCTTCTGACTCTTTCGACAAACCAGTTGAGCGCGAGCGCATGTCGCGCCGCAGACAAACGATTGCTAAACGCCTTGTCGAGGTACAGCAAACAGCTGCGATGCTTACGACATTTAATGAAGTTGACATGACGGCGGTTATGGATGTCCGTAAACGCAGAAAAGATAAATTCTTTGAGCAGCATGACGTACGCCTTGGCTTTATGTCATTCTTCACAAAAGCAGTTATTGCAGCACTTAAGAAATACCCATTATTGAATGCTGAAATTCAGGGTGATGAGCTTGTTATTAAGAAGTTTTATGATATCGGCATCGCCGTTTCAGCTCCAGAAGGATTAGTTGTACCAGTTGTACGTGATGCAGACCGCAAATCATTTGCCCAAATCGAAGGAGCAATTGGCGAGCTTGCAGGAAAAGCGAAAAACAACAAATTAACGATTGGTGATCTTTCTGGCGGTACATTTACGATCACAAATGGCGGTGTGTTCGGTTCTCTTATGTCAACACCAATCTTAAACGGACCGCAAGTCGGAATTCTCGGTATGCATAAAATTCAGCTTCGTCCGATTGCGATTGACAAAGACACAATGGAAAACCGTCCAATGATGTACATCGCGCTTTCATACGATCATCGTATCGTAGACGGCAAAGAAGCAGTAAGCTTCCTCGCAACTGTCAAAGATTTGCTTGAAGATCCAGAATCATTGCTGATTGAAGGATAA
- the sucA gene encoding 2-oxoglutarate dehydrogenase E1 component → MSGTTTKRKIRLEDFHGPNLGYVLELFDQYQQDPESVDEELREMFDGWDTVPQTQVSNETSAGTASSVQNATSADKMKKIAYAVKLAEDIRTYGHLNASIYPFESVKQKEFLQLKDYGLTESDLEEIPASILCADAPKEVTNGLQAIQYLKEAYTKTIAFEFSHVHRFEEKYWLKKMVESGEIFKSHSNEKRTAILRRLSEVEGFEKFLHRTFVGQKRFSIEGLDMLVPMLDELISNAVHAGTNNVNIGMAHRGRLNVLAHVLGKPYEIIFSEFQHSPNKELVPSEGSVGINYGWSGDVKYHLGADRQITDESTKRARLTLANNPSHLEYVDPIVMGYTRAAQDNRQTIGYPKQDEKESMAIIIHGDAAFPGEGIVAETLNLNSLTGYQTGGSIHIIANNMIGFTTESRDSRSTKYASDLAKGYEIPIVHVNADDPEACLAAVMIAIEYRKLFNRDFLIDLIGYRRFGHNEMDEPSTTQPQLYEKVRKHPTVRALYAAQLEEAGYLSKEKIAEIDQQTLDKFDAAYQKVPSKKVTQVHDIELPEIVINGLPKIKTAINKESLLRINDELVKWPEGFNVFDKLKRILERRANIFVGEEKADWALAETLAFATILEDGTPIRLSGQDSERGTFSQRHLMLHDSETGNVYSPLHTLSKSNVSFAVHNSPLSEGSVLGFEYGYNVFAPETLVLWEAQYGDFANAAQVFFDQFIAAGRAKWGQKSGLVMLLPHGYEGQGPEHSSARLERYLQLAAENNWTVANLTSAAQYFHILRRQAALLKREEVRPLVIMTPKSLLRNAQTISSIEELSEGEFRPVVEQPGLGLNHGDVKRIVLCSGKIATDLTDKLKSIEEDVNQIHVVRVEELYPFPKKEIKAILGRYETLEEIVWVQEEPMNMGAWTYMDPELREVAPEHVKVNYIGRKRRSSTAEGDPNVHKKDQERIVTEALTWKNEGRI, encoded by the coding sequence ATGTCAGGAACAACAACAAAGCGCAAGATTCGACTTGAGGATTTTCATGGACCGAACCTTGGCTATGTACTGGAGCTGTTTGATCAATATCAGCAGGATCCAGAATCGGTTGATGAAGAATTAAGAGAAATGTTTGATGGATGGGACACAGTACCGCAGACACAAGTTAGCAATGAAACATCAGCGGGCACAGCATCGTCTGTTCAAAACGCAACAAGCGCGGACAAAATGAAGAAGATTGCTTATGCAGTCAAGCTTGCAGAAGATATCCGCACTTATGGACATTTAAACGCTTCAATATATCCATTTGAAAGTGTTAAACAAAAAGAGTTTCTTCAGCTTAAGGATTACGGGCTGACAGAATCTGACCTAGAAGAAATCCCGGCATCCATTTTATGTGCGGATGCACCTAAAGAAGTAACGAATGGATTACAGGCCATTCAATATTTAAAAGAAGCTTATACAAAAACGATTGCTTTTGAATTCTCTCACGTACACCGTTTTGAAGAAAAGTACTGGCTTAAGAAAATGGTTGAATCCGGAGAAATCTTCAAAAGTCATTCAAATGAAAAACGCACGGCTATTCTTCGCCGCCTTTCAGAAGTGGAAGGTTTTGAGAAATTTTTGCACCGCACGTTTGTAGGGCAAAAACGTTTCTCGATTGAAGGATTGGACATGCTTGTTCCAATGCTTGATGAACTGATTTCAAACGCTGTTCACGCAGGAACAAACAATGTAAATATTGGTATGGCTCACAGAGGACGTTTAAATGTGCTGGCACATGTTCTCGGAAAGCCTTATGAAATCATTTTCTCAGAATTCCAGCATTCTCCAAACAAGGAGCTTGTTCCCTCTGAAGGATCTGTAGGCATTAACTATGGCTGGAGCGGAGATGTAAAATATCATCTTGGAGCAGACCGTCAGATTACAGACGAAAGCACAAAACGTGCACGGCTGACTCTTGCAAACAACCCAAGTCACCTTGAATACGTAGACCCGATTGTCATGGGCTACACACGTGCTGCACAGGATAATCGCCAGACAATCGGCTATCCGAAACAAGATGAAAAAGAATCAATGGCGATCATCATTCACGGTGATGCTGCGTTCCCAGGTGAGGGAATCGTTGCAGAAACTCTGAACTTAAATTCACTTACAGGCTATCAGACCGGCGGTTCCATTCATATTATCGCCAACAATATGATCGGGTTTACAACTGAAAGCAGAGACTCCCGTTCTACAAAATATGCAAGTGACCTTGCAAAAGGATATGAAATCCCGATCGTTCATGTAAATGCAGACGACCCAGAAGCGTGTCTTGCAGCAGTGATGATTGCGATTGAGTACCGCAAGCTCTTTAACCGTGACTTCTTGATTGATTTAATCGGCTACCGACGCTTTGGCCACAATGAAATGGATGAGCCATCAACGACTCAGCCGCAACTATATGAAAAAGTCCGCAAGCATCCGACAGTCCGTGCACTCTATGCTGCACAGCTTGAAGAGGCAGGATATTTAAGCAAAGAAAAAATTGCGGAAATTGATCAGCAGACATTAGACAAATTTGACGCTGCATATCAAAAAGTGCCTTCGAAAAAAGTTACTCAGGTTCATGACATAGAGCTTCCTGAAATCGTTATCAACGGACTGCCGAAAATCAAAACGGCCATAAATAAAGAGTCTCTCTTAAGAATTAATGATGAGCTTGTGAAATGGCCTGAGGGCTTCAATGTTTTTGATAAATTGAAAAGAATTCTAGAAAGACGCGCAAATATCTTTGTTGGAGAAGAAAAAGCTGACTGGGCATTAGCAGAAACGCTTGCTTTCGCAACTATCCTTGAAGACGGCACGCCAATTCGCCTGTCGGGCCAGGATTCGGAACGCGGCACATTCTCTCAAAGACACTTAATGCTTCACGATAGTGAAACAGGAAATGTTTACTCACCGCTGCATACACTATCTAAATCAAATGTGTCTTTCGCCGTTCATAACAGTCCATTATCAGAAGGGTCAGTACTTGGCTTTGAATATGGCTACAACGTATTTGCTCCTGAAACACTCGTGCTGTGGGAAGCTCAATACGGTGACTTTGCAAACGCTGCACAAGTATTCTTTGATCAATTCATCGCAGCAGGCCGTGCGAAGTGGGGTCAAAAATCAGGGCTTGTGATGCTTCTTCCTCATGGTTATGAAGGACAAGGACCTGAGCATTCAAGTGCAAGACTTGAGAGATATCTGCAGCTTGCAGCAGAAAACAACTGGACAGTCGCAAACTTAACAAGTGCTGCACAGTATTTTCATATTTTAAGAAGACAGGCAGCGCTTCTGAAACGTGAGGAAGTACGTCCGCTTGTTATTATGACACCTAAGAGTCTGCTTCGAAACGCGCAAACTATTTCTTCAATAGAAGAACTGAGCGAAGGGGAATTCCGTCCGGTTGTGGAACAGCCTGGACTTGGCCTGAACCATGGAGATGTAAAGCGCATTGTCTTATGCAGCGGCAAAATCGCAACTGATTTAACAGATAAATTAAAATCAATAGAAGAAGATGTAAATCAAATCCACGTTGTACGAGTGGAAGAATTATATCCGTTCCCTAAAAAGGAAATTAAAGCAATTCTTGGACGCTACGAGACGCTGGAAGAAATCGTCTGGGTACAGGAAGAGCCAATGAATATGGGTGCATGGACATACATGGATCCAGAACTCCGAGAAGTAGCACCGGAACATGTGAAAGTGAATTACATTGGAAGAAAAAGAAGATCTTCGACAGCAGAGGGAGATCCAAACGTTCATAAAAAAGATCAAGAGCGTATCGTAACAGAAGCATTGACGTGGAAAAACGAAGGGAGAATTTGA